One window of the Acinonyx jubatus isolate Ajub_Pintada_27869175 chromosome A2, VMU_Ajub_asm_v1.0, whole genome shotgun sequence genome contains the following:
- the CRYGN gene encoding gamma-crystallin N isoform X1 produces the protein MAQCSGKITFYEGKHFTGRKLEVYGDCDNFQDRGFMNRVNSIRVESGAWVCYDHPDFRGQQFILEHGNYPDFLCWNGHNDHMGSCRPVGMHGENFRMEIFEGCNFTGQCLEFQDDCPFLQSRGWAKNCVNAVKVYGDGANVCPQLKASGNPGVEFQNNSLPGKRPAKLCLVRPESYLCVEGVLRPQPQSPNTHPGKTPGASLGKGGGGGWELRVLSAGARGLPELLLTQRLCMASPTSHPGLCSPPYGGSPFAPVTTFKKKKKVSPWPG, from the exons ATGGCGCAGTGCTCCGGCAAG ATCACCTTCTATGAAGGCAAGCACTTCACGGGACGGAAACTCGAGGTCTATGGGGACTGTGACAACTTCCAGGACCGAGGCTTTATGAACCGGGTGAACTCCATCCGCGTGGAGAGCGGAGCCTGGGTCTGCTACGATCACCCCGACTTCCGGGGCCAACAGTTCATCCTGGAGCACGGCAACTACCCTGACTTCCTCTGCTGGAACGGCCACAACGACCACATGGGGTCCTGCCGGCCCGTGGGGATG CATGGGGAGAATTTCCGCATGGAGATCTTCGAGGGGTGCAACTTCACCGGCCAGTGCCTGGAGTTTCAGGACGACTGTCCCTTCCTGCAGAGCCGGGGCTGGGCCAAGAACTGTGTCAACGCCGTCAAGGTGTATGGGGACGGCGC aAATGTTTGTCCTCAGTTGAAGGCCTCTGGGAATCCGGGGGTAGAATTCCAGAACAACAGTTTGCCTGGAAAACGACCGGCTAAATTATGTCTCGTGAGGCCAGAGTCATACCTTTGCGTGGAAGGTGTCCTGAGACCCCAGCCACAGTCCCCCAACACCCACCCTGGGAAGACTCCAGGGGCCTCTTTAGGaaaagggggcgggggagggtgggagcTAAGAGTTTTGAGTGCAGGGGCCCGGGGTCTCCCGGAGCTCCTGCTTACTCAGCGGCTGTGTATGGCCAGCCCCACATCTCACCCAGGGCTCTGCTCTCCTCCCTACGGGGGTTCACCCTTTGCTCCGGtgactacctttaaaaaaaaaaaaaaagtaagccctTGGCCAGGGTGA
- the CRYGN gene encoding gamma-crystallin N isoform X2 — translation MAQCSGKITFYEGKHFTGRKLEVYGDCDNFQDRGFMNRVNSIRVESGAWVCYDHPDFRGQQFILEHGNYPDFLCWNGHNDHMGSCRPVGMHGENFRMEIFEGCNFTGQCLEFQDDCPFLQSRGWAKNCVNAVKVYGDGAWVLYEEPNYHGRMYLVERGDFRNYSDWEAHSSRVQSVRRVVNFF, via the exons ATGGCGCAGTGCTCCGGCAAG ATCACCTTCTATGAAGGCAAGCACTTCACGGGACGGAAACTCGAGGTCTATGGGGACTGTGACAACTTCCAGGACCGAGGCTTTATGAACCGGGTGAACTCCATCCGCGTGGAGAGCGGAGCCTGGGTCTGCTACGATCACCCCGACTTCCGGGGCCAACAGTTCATCCTGGAGCACGGCAACTACCCTGACTTCCTCTGCTGGAACGGCCACAACGACCACATGGGGTCCTGCCGGCCCGTGGGGATG CATGGGGAGAATTTCCGCATGGAGATCTTCGAGGGGTGCAACTTCACCGGCCAGTGCCTGGAGTTTCAGGACGACTGTCCCTTCCTGCAGAGCCGGGGCTGGGCCAAGAACTGTGTCAACGCCGTCAAGGTGTATGGGGACGGCGC GTGGGTCCTGTACGAGGAGCCCAACTACCACGGCCGCATGTACCTGGTGGAGCGGGGTGACTTCCGCAACTACTCGGACTGGGAGGCCCACAGCTCTCGCGTCCAGTCGGTCCGCAGGGTGGTCAACTTCTTCTAG